GTCTTCTTCAACTCTTCCGGATCGATCCAGTTGTTGGTCGAACCGGCATCCTCTTTTTTCCGGCTGGCAATGTAGGTACGATCCTCGACCCGGGCCACGTCGGAGGGATCCGAACGGAACGCATAGCTGTTGGGACGCTTGGATTCATTCAGCTTGGTGGCCAGTCCGGCATCCACCAACAATTTCATCATGTTGTCGTATTCAGCCTTGGTCCCATCGCACCAGACCACAGTATCGGGTTGGCACATGGTCCGAACCTCTTCAACCCAGGCGAGCAATTTGGCGTTTTTCGTCATCATGAGTACCTTTCCTGGAACCAATTATTGGGTGGAGCGACAGGCGCATGAAAGATGCCGGTCCCGTTAATCCGCACACAAGGACCGTTGGCAGAAAATTTTCACTTTCAGTTGGATCCTGTGAGCAGGCACAAACTTCTAAGTTCTACCAGTGATTTTTAATCTTGTCAAGGAAGATTGGCAAAGACCACACTTTGTTACGGGATTTTTACATTTTGGTTCGGAAGAGTCCAGAAAATATTTCAATCATGGCCAGAATTTGAATAATCCGAAGGATTGAGTACCTTGCCAACAGCGAACAGGATGCCAACCGCACAGAAACATCCGGCAATTTTGCACCAGCAACAGAATTGCATCCGCTCAGAAACATCCGGCAAATTTCCTGCGGCAGACGGGCATTCGACCGCTCAGGAGAATCCGGCAAACTTTTCAATTGCAGCCAGAATGTTGGGCACATCCTCAGGACCGACGGCGTGAAACATCTCCCCCCCCGGGGCAATGCGTACATTGGGTCCCTTGGCACATTCACCAAAACAGGAAATCAGCTTCACAGGAATGGGCCAGTGACGTTGGGCAATGGCATCGACCAACAGAGTGACCAATGCCTGACTGCCCCGCTGACCACAAGAAGGATTTGACGATGAAATTCGCTCCTTGGTACAAACCAGCAACATGACTTCCCGTGAATTCGGCAAAGAACCGGTCATGACGCACTTTCAAAGCCAGATTTGGATGGTTGGTGATGAATGCATCCCGTTCTGGCTTGTGCCTGGATCCGGGACCCAGGCAAGCCACGAACGGGTACACTCCCCTCCATCCTGATGTTGCGCTCGACCGAATTGTCAAGTCACAACAAATTATTTCATGGTTCCAGGTTGGTGGATGTCACATCCGGATCGGGATGCGTGGCTGGTTTGCCGGCCTGGGACTTTTCCTCCTCGGCATCCACCAGATCGCGTGGTGAAATCGTCTCGGAGCGGGTTCCAAAGACCTCTTCCATGAACACGCGGGAAAGATTGGCCTTGATCTCTTTTTCCACATACTGAAGCGAACGCAAAGTGCCTGTTGTGGAAATGGAGACAGAATCCCGCACCACCCGGGCGGATGATTCCACCAGGGTACCAAAATCCATGGTACCGGTGTTGGTCATTTTCGGCTTGGGATCCAGGGCGGTCTGGGGCGTGGATCGAATTTCCATGCTGGGTTTCTCCGTCAGGGGGGTGGAATCCTGCTTGTGGGCGAGACCACCC
The sequence above is drawn from the Magnetococcales bacterium genome and encodes:
- a CDS encoding (2Fe-2S) ferredoxin domain-containing protein yields the protein MTGSLPNSREVMLLVCTKERISSSNPSCGQRGSQALVTLLVDAIAQRHWPIPVKLISCFGECAKGPNVRIAPGGEMFHAVGPEDVPNILAAIEKFAGFS